A part of Paraburkholderia azotifigens genomic DNA contains:
- a CDS encoding ATP-grasp domain-containing protein gives MKKILLYEYLSANGNTNEPACEDLRMQGRTMRDAVARDLARCADVALTCVAGHDEAHGTTDTTCTRDWCFAPFAIPPTRFLAAEARRHDAVWVIAPETQGVLGALCDAVDPARWIGCDAATLRIAGSKRATARHLALAGVATPRAWSADAPLDVARDASAWVVKPDDGAGCVDTCRFDDYRLAEYALRRRSAAQERVTLEEWIDGDALSLSLLCRHGDAQLLGINRQHIGIDDGQIRYEGLTANAIPLSDDRAATCRALAARVARALPGLAGFVGIDLVWHPRRGPVVIEVNPRVTCAYPALAGRVDVNMAACVVAEHFASCGEINGRRHAA, from the coding sequence ATGAAAAAAATCCTGCTCTACGAATATCTCAGCGCCAACGGCAACACGAATGAACCTGCGTGCGAGGACTTGCGCATGCAGGGCAGGACGATGCGCGATGCCGTTGCACGCGATCTCGCGCGTTGCGCCGATGTTGCGCTCACGTGCGTGGCGGGTCACGACGAAGCGCACGGCACGACGGACACGACCTGCACGCGCGACTGGTGTTTCGCGCCGTTTGCGATACCGCCGACGCGCTTTCTCGCCGCCGAAGCACGTCGTCACGACGCCGTTTGGGTCATCGCGCCCGAAACGCAAGGCGTGCTCGGCGCGCTGTGCGATGCCGTCGATCCCGCTCGCTGGATAGGCTGCGATGCGGCGACGCTGCGGATTGCCGGCAGCAAGCGCGCGACGGCTCGCCATCTCGCGCTGGCGGGCGTCGCGACGCCGCGTGCGTGGTCGGCCGACGCGCCGCTCGACGTTGCGCGCGACGCGAGCGCATGGGTCGTCAAACCGGATGACGGCGCGGGCTGCGTCGATACCTGCCGCTTCGACGACTACCGGTTGGCGGAGTACGCGTTGCGACGCCGGTCTGCCGCGCAGGAGCGAGTGACGCTCGAGGAATGGATCGACGGAGACGCGCTCAGTCTGTCGCTGCTGTGTCGCCACGGCGACGCGCAACTGCTCGGCATCAACCGGCAGCATATCGGTATCGACGACGGACAGATCCGCTATGAAGGTCTGACGGCCAACGCCATCCCACTGTCGGACGACAGGGCCGCGACATGCCGCGCGCTTGCCGCTCGCGTGGCGCGCGCGCTGCCGGGTCTGGCCGGATTCGTCGGCATCGACCTCGTGTGGCATCCGCGGCGTGGGCCTGTCGTGATCGAAGTCAATCCGCGCGTGACGTGCGCGTATCCGGCGCTGGCGGGCAGGGTCGATGTCAACATGGCCGCATGCGTGGTCGCTGAACACTTCGCGTCGTGCGGCGAGATCAACGGGAGGCGCCATGCCGCATGA